A genomic segment from Gopherus evgoodei ecotype Sinaloan lineage chromosome 6, rGopEvg1_v1.p, whole genome shotgun sequence encodes:
- the LOC115653543 gene encoding interferon epsilon-like encodes MNKESLELMKKMRGNFPSQCINERAAFKHTQKVVELSVSQKENAQVAIQEILQEIFNIFSKNLTQSAWDGTSIVRFQSRLHQQIQQLEACLRTQMEKELTNPESEDIQHTTRRVKKYFQRIDAFLKENQYSLCAWEIVRVEIHRCFVLIDKLTRWLSN; translated from the coding sequence ATGAACAAAGAGAGCTTGGAGCTTATGAAGAAAATGAGGGGAAATTTCCCCTCACAATGCATAAATGAAAGGGCAGCTTTCAAGCACACCCAGAAAGTTGTTGAACTTTCAGTGTCCCAGAAAGAGAATGCCCAGGTGGCAATTCAAGAGATCCTCCAAGAGATCTTCAACATCTTTAGCAAAAACCTCACCCAAAGTGCCTGGGATGGGACATCTATAGTCAGGTTCCAAAGCAGACTTCACCAGCAAATTCAGCAGCTGGAGGCATGTTTGAGAACACAGATGGAGAAGGAATTAACCAACCCAGAAAGTGAGGACATCCAGCACACCACTCGGagagtgaaaaaatacttccagaGGATAGATGCTTTCCTGAAAGAAAACCAATATAGCCTGTGTGCCTGGGAGATCGTTCGTGTGGAAATACACAGATGTTTTGTACTTATTGACAAACTCACTAGATGGCTTAGTAACTAA